One window from the genome of Cryptomeria japonica chromosome 6, Sugi_1.0, whole genome shotgun sequence encodes:
- the LOC131033209 gene encoding uncharacterized protein LOC131033209 isoform X1, producing MEFRWKLLQLMTVLCLAFAWAGAEYVRYKDPSQPVSARVEDLLRRMTLKEKIGQMTQIERQVSSADVIKKYYIGSVMNGGGSVPATEASPAIWVGMVNEFQKGAMSTRLQIPIIYGIDAVHGHNNVYGATIFPHNIGLGATRDLDLVRRIGAATALEIRATGIQYTFAPCIAVCRDPRWGRCYESYSEDPNIVKAMTEFIFGLQGHLPPNATKGFPFVAGQSNVAACAKHYVGDGGTTKGINGNNSRISYKGLRNIHMKPYFDAIAKGVSTIMVSYSSWNGVKMHANRMLISGVLKKQLGFKGFVISDYEGIDMITDPPDANYTFSVFKGVDAGIDMVMVPFNYTGFINELTSLVKGGFIHMKRIDDAVRRILRVKFIMGLFEHPMAGLNLVKQLGSKEHRDLAREAVRKSLVLLQNGKEGGQDPLLPLDKSASKILVAGSHADNLGYQCGGWTISWQGSSGNTTIGTTILKAIKSVVSSSTKVVHKINPSANYVKRKGFSYGIVVVGEQPYAETGGDNTNLTIPLNGGKTINNVCTSLKCVVILISGRPLVITPYIPVMDAFVAAWLPGTEGKGVTDMIFGDYNFQGKLSRTWMKNVDQLPMNIGDRHYDPLFPFGFGLTMTVKTTR from the exons ATGGAGTTTAGATGGAAGTTGTTGCAGTTGATGACTGTGCTATGCCTTGCATTTGCATGGGCAGGAGCAGAGTATGTCCGATACAAAGATCCATCACAGCCAGTGAGTGCTCGGGTCGAGGATTTGCTGAGGCGAATGACACTAAAAGAGAAGATCGGGCAAATGACCCAAATTGAACGACAGGTCTCTTCTGCGGATGTTATCAAAAAATATTACATTG GGAGTGTAATGAATGGCGGAGGAAGTGTGCCCGCAACTGAGGCAAGCCCTGCAATATGGGTCGGCATGGTGAATGAGTTTCAGAAGGGTGCCATGTCTACGCGGCTTCAGATCCCAATAATCTATGGTATCGATGCTGTTCATGGCCACAACAATGTGTATGGGGCAACCATCTTTCCTCACAACATTGGCCTTGGAGCTACTAG GGATCTTGATCTTGTAAGAAGAATTGGTGCTGCTACAGCTCTTGAAATTCGAGCTACTGGAATTCAATATACATTTGCACCATGTATTGCT GTTTGCAGAGATCCTAGATGGGGACGGTGCTATGAGAGCTACAGTGAGGATCCAAACATTGTGAAAGCCATGACAGAATTCATTTTTGGTCTGCAGGGGCACCTTCCTCCAAATGCTACAAAGGGGTTTCCCTTTGTAGCAGGGCA GTCAAATGTTGCAGCATGTGCCAAACACTATGTGGGTGATGGAGGCACTACCAAAGGAATCAATGGGAACAACAGTAGAATCAGTTATAAAGGATTACGCAATATCCACATGAAACCCTATTTCGATGCTATTGCAAAAGGGGTTTCCACGATCATGGTTTCCTATTCTAGTTGGAATGGGGTGAAGATGCATGCTAACCGTATGCTTATCTCTGGTGTCCTCAAGAAGCAACTTGGTTTCAAG GGATTTGTTATTTCTGATTATGAAGGTATTGATATGATAACTGATCCCCCTGATGCTAATTATACGTTTTCAGTCTTCAAAGGCGTGGATGCTGGAATTGACATG GTGATGGTTCCCTTCAATTACACAGGTTTTATTAATGAGCTGACTTCCTTAGTTAAGGGAGGTTTTATACATATGAAGAGAATAGATGATGCAGTGAGGAGAATTCTGAGGGTGAAATTCATCATGGGCCTTTTTGAGCATCCTATGGCAGGTTTGAACCTAGTCAAACAGCTTGGTAGCAAG GAGCATAGAGATTTGGCAAGAGAAGCTGTGAGAAAGTCTCTAGTGTTGTTACAAAATGGAAAGGAAGGGGGCCAAGATCCTCTACTCCCTTTAGATAAAAGTGCTTCTAAAATTCTTGTTGCCGGAAGTCATGCTGATAATCTAGGTTATCAATGTGGTGGATGGACAATTTCATGGCAAGGTTCAAGTGGAAACACAACAATAG GCACTACAATTCTCAAAGCAATCAAATCCGTTGTTAGTTCTTCTACTAAAGTTGTTCATAAGATAAATCCAAGTGCAAACTATGTCAAAAGAAAAGGGTTCTCATATGGTATTGTGGTAGTGGGTGAACAACCTTATGCTGAAACAGGAGGGGATAATACAAATTTAACTATTCCATTAAATGGGGGAAAAACAATCAACAATGTTTGTACTTCTTTGAAATGCGTAGTAATATTGATATCTGGAAGGCCACTTGTTATCACACCATATATTCCTGTGATGGATGCCTTTGTTGCGGCATGGCTTCCTGGAACTGAAGGGAAAGGTGTGACTGATATGATTTTTGGAGATTACAATTTTCAAGGAAAGCTTTCAAGAACATGGATGAAGAATGTCGATCAATTGCCCATGAATATAGGGGATCGTCACTATGATCCTCTATTTCCATTCGGTTTTGGATTGACCATGACAGTTAAAACTACAAGGTAA
- the LOC131033209 gene encoding uncharacterized protein LOC131033209 isoform X2 has product MNGGGSVPATEASPAIWVGMVNEFQKGAMSTRLQIPIIYGIDAVHGHNNVYGATIFPHNIGLGATRDLDLVRRIGAATALEIRATGIQYTFAPCIAVCRDPRWGRCYESYSEDPNIVKAMTEFIFGLQGHLPPNATKGFPFVAGQSNVAACAKHYVGDGGTTKGINGNNSRISYKGLRNIHMKPYFDAIAKGVSTIMVSYSSWNGVKMHANRMLISGVLKKQLGFKGFVISDYEGIDMITDPPDANYTFSVFKGVDAGIDMVMVPFNYTGFINELTSLVKGGFIHMKRIDDAVRRILRVKFIMGLFEHPMAGLNLVKQLGSKEHRDLAREAVRKSLVLLQNGKEGGQDPLLPLDKSASKILVAGSHADNLGYQCGGWTISWQGSSGNTTIGTTILKAIKSVVSSSTKVVHKINPSANYVKRKGFSYGIVVVGEQPYAETGGDNTNLTIPLNGGKTINNVCTSLKCVVILISGRPLVITPYIPVMDAFVAAWLPGTEGKGVTDMIFGDYNFQGKLSRTWMKNVDQLPMNIGDRHYDPLFPFGFGLTMTVKTTR; this is encoded by the exons ATGAATGGCGGAGGAAGTGTGCCCGCAACTGAGGCAAGCCCTGCAATATGGGTCGGCATGGTGAATGAGTTTCAGAAGGGTGCCATGTCTACGCGGCTTCAGATCCCAATAATCTATGGTATCGATGCTGTTCATGGCCACAACAATGTGTATGGGGCAACCATCTTTCCTCACAACATTGGCCTTGGAGCTACTAG GGATCTTGATCTTGTAAGAAGAATTGGTGCTGCTACAGCTCTTGAAATTCGAGCTACTGGAATTCAATATACATTTGCACCATGTATTGCT GTTTGCAGAGATCCTAGATGGGGACGGTGCTATGAGAGCTACAGTGAGGATCCAAACATTGTGAAAGCCATGACAGAATTCATTTTTGGTCTGCAGGGGCACCTTCCTCCAAATGCTACAAAGGGGTTTCCCTTTGTAGCAGGGCA GTCAAATGTTGCAGCATGTGCCAAACACTATGTGGGTGATGGAGGCACTACCAAAGGAATCAATGGGAACAACAGTAGAATCAGTTATAAAGGATTACGCAATATCCACATGAAACCCTATTTCGATGCTATTGCAAAAGGGGTTTCCACGATCATGGTTTCCTATTCTAGTTGGAATGGGGTGAAGATGCATGCTAACCGTATGCTTATCTCTGGTGTCCTCAAGAAGCAACTTGGTTTCAAG GGATTTGTTATTTCTGATTATGAAGGTATTGATATGATAACTGATCCCCCTGATGCTAATTATACGTTTTCAGTCTTCAAAGGCGTGGATGCTGGAATTGACATG GTGATGGTTCCCTTCAATTACACAGGTTTTATTAATGAGCTGACTTCCTTAGTTAAGGGAGGTTTTATACATATGAAGAGAATAGATGATGCAGTGAGGAGAATTCTGAGGGTGAAATTCATCATGGGCCTTTTTGAGCATCCTATGGCAGGTTTGAACCTAGTCAAACAGCTTGGTAGCAAG GAGCATAGAGATTTGGCAAGAGAAGCTGTGAGAAAGTCTCTAGTGTTGTTACAAAATGGAAAGGAAGGGGGCCAAGATCCTCTACTCCCTTTAGATAAAAGTGCTTCTAAAATTCTTGTTGCCGGAAGTCATGCTGATAATCTAGGTTATCAATGTGGTGGATGGACAATTTCATGGCAAGGTTCAAGTGGAAACACAACAATAG GCACTACAATTCTCAAAGCAATCAAATCCGTTGTTAGTTCTTCTACTAAAGTTGTTCATAAGATAAATCCAAGTGCAAACTATGTCAAAAGAAAAGGGTTCTCATATGGTATTGTGGTAGTGGGTGAACAACCTTATGCTGAAACAGGAGGGGATAATACAAATTTAACTATTCCATTAAATGGGGGAAAAACAATCAACAATGTTTGTACTTCTTTGAAATGCGTAGTAATATTGATATCTGGAAGGCCACTTGTTATCACACCATATATTCCTGTGATGGATGCCTTTGTTGCGGCATGGCTTCCTGGAACTGAAGGGAAAGGTGTGACTGATATGATTTTTGGAGATTACAATTTTCAAGGAAAGCTTTCAAGAACATGGATGAAGAATGTCGATCAATTGCCCATGAATATAGGGGATCGTCACTATGATCCTCTATTTCCATTCGGTTTTGGATTGACCATGACAGTTAAAACTACAAGGTAA